The proteins below come from a single Bryobacter aggregatus MPL3 genomic window:
- a CDS encoding class I SAM-dependent methyltransferase — protein MSNPFGTEEMAAGYANSRPAVHPLVMAKAYQALGRPRPFYRALDVGCGAGVSTRALGGLAEHRIGMEPAEAMLRWTSSVAPSADFLVGTAESIPVADRCVDLISAAGSLNYVKLVPFFEEAARVLAPTGVLVAYDFSPGRSFRHSDRLDQWFGDFVNRYPWPLSEARTLSPEILGGLDFGFQLQKAEVFEIGVRLDPAFYLNYMLTETNVAAAVRRGVELDSIRQWCSETLAPVWDHKPHEVLFRGYYACLTALPS, from the coding sequence CGAATTCCCGGCCGGCGGTACATCCGCTTGTCATGGCAAAAGCTTACCAGGCACTAGGCCGGCCCCGGCCTTTCTATCGGGCGCTCGATGTGGGCTGTGGCGCGGGTGTTTCGACGAGAGCTCTCGGTGGCTTAGCCGAGCATCGCATCGGCATGGAGCCGGCCGAGGCGATGCTGCGTTGGACCAGCTCCGTCGCTCCCAGTGCCGATTTTCTGGTTGGCACGGCAGAGTCGATTCCAGTCGCCGATCGCTGCGTCGATCTGATCAGTGCGGCAGGTTCCTTGAATTACGTGAAGCTCGTTCCGTTCTTTGAGGAAGCGGCACGCGTTCTGGCCCCCACTGGTGTGCTCGTCGCCTACGATTTTTCTCCGGGAAGAAGCTTTCGACATTCGGATAGATTGGACCAATGGTTTGGCGATTTTGTGAATCGCTACCCCTGGCCCCTCTCCGAGGCCCGCACCCTCAGCCCCGAGATTCTCGGCGGTCTGGATTTCGGCTTCCAGTTACAGAAGGCAGAGGTCTTTGAGATTGGGGTACGCCTCGATCCAGCCTTCTATCTGAACTACATGCTGACGGAGACAAACGTCGCCGCGGCCGTACGCCGTGGTGTCGAACTCGATTCCATCCGGCAATGGTGCTCAGAGACATTGGCGCCGGTGTGGGATCACAAGCCGCACGAAGTCCTGTTTCGCGGCTATTACGCGTGTCTGACGGCACTGCCCTCCTAG